One uncultured Draconibacterium sp. genomic window, TTTACATCCCTAGCCCATTGCGCCAACTCAAATTTATCAATTGCAGGCCAGGTACTTTGGATTTCCTGTCCAGCCTTCACCGAGACATAAGATCGTGGCCGTTCTTCAAGCTCAGAAAGCCGGATAGGATAACGAACCGGATTACCATTTCCATCAGTAATTAAAACGACATGTCCCCTTCCCGATCTCCTGACTTCCACATTAAACAGCTCCAGCGATTTGTTGTATAGTTGTTTATTGCTAACCGAATCGATCTGATTCAACTGATAAAACAAACTTTCCAGGTTTTGTTTAAGGTTTCTGCTTCCCGCAGAAAATTTCAGATTGGATTGTGCTTGGTTCCGTTCTTTGGTCAGATCATATTTTTGCTCTATGGATTTGATGAAGCGTTGGACTTTCTCTTTTTCGTAAGTGTCTTTGATCTTTTTTCCGGTTTGGCAATCAATGCGCGTGGAAACGATATGAAAGTGTGTCCGATCCAGATCCGTGTGTTTGAAAACGAAGAAAGGTTGATTTCCATAGCCCAGGTGATCCATAAGGTTACCAATTTCGGAGCGGATGCCAGTATCACCCAGTTTCACTAAATCTGCTACCGTCGGATTCAAAGAGATATGTAAACCTTTCTTTTTTACCCGTGCGTTACCGTTCTCAATGTCTTTAAGGATATTTAGCCGGTCGTGTTTAGTTCCGGCAAAAGGATTGATCGTTGGCGTATTGCCACTTTTAAAGAACAGTGCTTTCTTCTGCACCACTTTCTTTTCGTTATAAAACATGGCGTTTTGCGTACTGGAAGATTGATGAATCACAATGACCATAGTGAGAATTTAGCGCAGGTGTTTTTGAAGAAATGCCAGGCATTCCATCATCATCTGAAAAGCCTGTTTTAGCAATTGTCGGTCGTTATCATCCATCCGATATCCAGTGAAAGAATTCATTTTTTTGGACAGCTGATTGAGGTTCACACCAATTTTATTGAGTTCATAATCCAGGTTGTGCAGTTGTTCTTTGGTTTCGGGCTCAAAAGATACTTTCTTCATACCGGTTCTCCTGAAAACAACAAAGCGCAAATAATCACTTCTGCAACCAAACCTACCGGTACGAACAAAACTATCCAGACGATGCTTTTCCTCTTTCGTAAGTAGCAGTTTGACTACTTCAGTTCGTTTTTCATCTTCCGGTACTTTCGGTCGCATTTTTTGAATCAACCAGTTATTTATGGGGAGGGGAATGCTCTTTGGTTTTGTAAAAACCATGGCTCCTGCCAGACAAGATGGCAAAAGGTTTTTATGGCCATAAAAACACATCTTGCATTCCCCTCCCCCGTAGTTATTTTCTATTGTCTTTTCGTGGTCTTCTCAGGTCGAGGAATTACCCCACTTTCTGTTTTGCTCCTTTACTCTTGGCTTGTTTTTTATCCAGGTCCTTTTCTTGTTTAAAATCTGAAAAATTGATCGTTCGGTTAGCCGCATCCACCTGCAGTGCTGCTCCAAATTTTTTGCCGTTTCTTCCGGTCATCTTATCCAGATAAACTTTTTTCCCGGCTGCCAGTTTTTGCTTTTGTTCCGCCGATAATGTTGCACCTTTGATCTTATCCGGGACTTTAATATTCTTTGTTCGCAGCGGAATCAGCTCATTGGTTTTCGGATCCAGTGCCAGGTAATAATTGTCTTTTTTCCCGTCCTTACCCGTGAGCTCGATCGTTTTTCCCAGGTTGCGTTCGGCCACCAATTTGTTCCGTTCTTCATCCGTAAATTTGTGTCCCATAAATTTTTCAGGAATACTTAAACGCTGAATGGGATGAACTTTTACACTTACTGTTCCGTCATCCTCCTTTTTCAAACGAAGCTTTGCCGGAATACGCTTTTGCTCGTCATTAACAATGGCATTAATGGTGTAGAGTTTTTGTGAACGGAATCCATTCAAAAAATCCTTTAGTTCATTCTCATCCATACGATTTACAAAATCCTTGTTTACCCCAACTTTTTCCAGTTTATCAAAGGGGATCTCGTCTTTTTTAATACGGGTACTTTGTTCCATAATTAAATGTTTTAATGATTAATAAATGTGTTCGCTCTGGTTTTTATGTGGCATCCCGGAGTATGCCCACAATGTCGTTACATATCTTGTTGCGGTTATATTCCAATACCTTGTCGATGTTGTCGAATTGGTAGATATCCGGAATACTTTGAAAATTCGTTTCTTCCCTCTTAATCGTTTCGGTATCCACATCAATCAGACAATTAAAATTGCGCTGGCTCACCTGCTGATCAAAGTTATCGGCCACTTGCCCCACCATATAGCCCTGTGGCAGTGTTGCAATTTTCCCTTCTGGTACCAGAAAATCCATCTGTGTGGAAAAGGTTGATGACTGGGTATTTCGGTTAATGTTGATGGACTGACGTTCCTGCAGAATCTTCCCCATCCTGTTCTGGATAAATTTGGCTGTTTCGCCAATGGACTGCCCGGCAAAAACATTTCCGATGTTGGTCAGGATGGCATTGGCCTGCTCCTTTCCATAATCCCGGATAAGTTGATCGATAGTCTGAATCCCTACCAAAGTGGAAATTTTATTGCTCCTTGCTGTGGCAATCAATGTATCCAGCCCACGGAAGTAGATCGTTGGAAGCTCATCAAAAACCAGCGATATTTTTTGTTGCCCCTTCCGGTTGATCACCTTTAACATTCGGGTGATAAACAAGGAAAGTACGGCTCCATACATTTCTATACGAAGTGGATTATTGGCCAGACAGACCACTTTTGGCTCCTTCGGATTATTTATATCCAGTGAAAAATCATTGCCTGAACAGATCCAGTAGATCTCTTTACTAATAATCTTTGAGATGGCAATTTTCAGGCTTCCCAGCTGGCCTTCCAGTTGCTCGTTCGCCCCTCTTTTATGCGCATTGACAAAAGGATTAACAATGTTTTCCACATCCTTTTCTTTGGCTAGGATGGTAAAGAGATCATCGTATTCCAGTTGCAACAGCTCAATGGCGTGTGGCAAAGTACAGTACTCACCGCCTTTGTATTTTTTAAGAAACCAGATCACTGCAGCAAAAAAAGAAACCGCTGATTCGGAGAAAAATTCGCCTTGTTTGCGTATCCATTCGCGGTTCAGGTTATACAATACTGTCCGCGATGATTCAAATGCATCAATGGGACTTTCCATCAGTTCCGGTGCCAGCGGATTACAGCGGTAGGATTTTCGGATATCATCGATGTTTATCACATAAAACTTTGTGGTTTTCGGTAAGGACTTTTTCTTTTTGGCATTCAGAAAATGGTTATAGGCAACTTCCGATAAATCGGGGTATTTAAAATCATAAACGCACATGGAAAAACCTTTTGATAAGTGCTGTTTAATAAAGGGAAGTACCACGGAAAATGATTTCCCGGAACCGGGAGTACCAATCACTATGGTTCCCCGAAAGGGATTGATCATGTTGATCCAGCCCTCGTGTTGCTTTTTGCGATACTGGTAAATCGTTTTAAGATTTACAGAAAATTCATTGCCCTGATAGGCCTGTTCCTGTGGAAAACTCTCATTCTCCAGGTTAAAGCGGTCCTTCATCAGGTTTACATTAATCAGCTTGGAGATATTGTCAAAACCGATATTCAGCAATACAAATCCAAAGAAGGACAGCAACAGATAAGCAAGAGGCGTTTTAAAAACCAGCAAGCTTCCCCAATACATCACCAGCCCTATTAAGACCTGAATTACGATATTGGCCACTTTCAGATCACGGTCTTTTTTTGCTTTGGTACCGATAGAGGTTATCACCAGAAATACAAGACACACCGTCTTTGCCAGTGCCGGGTTTCCTAAAAACCGGATGCGCACAATCTTGTCGCTTATGGCAGCAAACTCCGGGATATACAATCCCTTCTCCATAAAATAGGAAAGTTGGCTGATATAAAGCGCCAAAAAGAGTAGCAGATAACTAAAAAAGCGAAACCCTTCGTGCAGGCGTTGTAATTCCCTGGATTCGTTTAACATTCTTCTGGAAGATTAGGGTATTAGAACTTTGGAATATTAGAATGATTGCGCTTTTAGGATAGCTTTGTTTTTCACTTCAAGTGTTAGTTTGCGTCCGGTGTTTCCCAATGCTTTTTCCAGAAGCTCGATCTTTAAGATGCGTTTGTCGGGAACAATAAACTTGGGTAATACAACAACTTCCCTTAAGGTCGTTTTGGCCGGGATACGGTCCCACTTATAATGTCGGTAAAGGTCTTCCACCTGGTATTCCTGAACATTGGTGGCTTTTATCCGCTTTTTGTCATCTATCCACCAGTGAATGGCTTCTAGTTCCAATACAATATTTGTGGAGTTGGTAATTTCGAGTTCAAAAAACAGTAAGTCCTGTTTCAGGTATAGATTCTTCAGACGAAAAATAATACCGTCTTTTTTAATTCTTAAGCGAACCGGTTTTTGGGTGCCATCGTTCAATATCTGACTACAATATTCTTTTAAGAGGTATTCCGGGACCGGGCCAATATTTAGATCCCCGGCTTTCTCCCCATGAAATTCTTCCAACTTATAAGAGATCTTATTGCCATCGGAATACTTTACAAACAAAGAATAGGACCGGTTGGCACTGACCAGTGTCAGTGAAGATTCGCCGTCAAAATCATCCACTGCTTTTACCCGCACCATATTGGGTTGTTCCGGTACCACTTCCGCTATCAACTTGTCGGGATCTCCGACCTGCAGATAGGTAATTTTTTCTTCGGCGATCAGGTGAGTGGTTTTGTTTTGACAGATCTCTATTTGATTTTGAGCATTTACTGCCAGTGAAAAAAGAAAGAATGTGATAATAAATATTGTTTGTTTCATGACGATTATTTTTGATTGATGATATAAATCCGAGTGTTTTTTTTGACGGTTACTTTTTTCAGGCGTACCCGTTTCAGCATGGTCTGGGCAGCTCTGTCGACCGCGCGAATACTGGTATAGGTCAGCGGATTGTTGGTGACACCCATCAGAGAAGAAGTATTGGTCGAAGCTCCCACCTCCTGGTAAACTTTGCGTGCGGCATTATCCGGCACATATAGCCCTTCCAAACCATCCAGATCACAGATCGTGAGTTTTACCGGGACAAAAGAATTTTCAACAGGTAATTGCGTGATCTCAATCAGCAGGCGTTCATTTTTAATCTTACAAACGCCATAGACAAAGCTGTTTTTAGGTATCTGCTGCCCGTTGATGCGGGTGTCTTCCAGCAAGCGAAGTTTTACCCGGTTGCCGTTCAATACCGTTGTTGTCTCATAGATCTCAGCTTCTATCAGCGGATCATTCTTCAGCTCTTCCCTGCTAAATCCTGATGATCGTTTTTTCTCCAGGGTAAAGGACCGGTTTTGGATGGCCTCAATCTGTTGCAAGCGCCCCTGCACCTGTTGCAGATAAAAATTCAACGAATCGTTTTCACGACTTAGTAGGACGTTTTTATCGATGATCTCATCCAGTTCCTCTATACCTGTGGTTGGAATTTCCTGTGTCGGAGATTTTACCTTTTCTTTTTGTTTTTTCACAACAGTTTCCGTAGCCTTAGCTTGCTTTTGAGGAAAAGCTGTTTTTTCGGATTTCGACAAGGCCGGATCGCCTTGCAGTTCCTCTTGTACCTGTTTCTCTTTGTTTCGGATGTGGGCAAGAATTTGTCCCTGATCGGCATTCTCATCAAGCAACGTATTGTCTCGTGCTATTGTGTCCTGAAGACCCGGCTCTTGCTGAGTTGTATCATTTAGATCAACCTCAGCGATTTCCGCCACCTGCTGATCATCCTTCTGATAGGCTTCCATTTTATCGTAGATCTCAATGGACTTTTCAGCTTCAGGAAGGTCATAATTTGCCCCTATACCCGGTGTCTTTACTTGCTTCCCTCCGTCTGCCTCAGCATCAGTTCCTCCACCCAATACCCAGAAGATCAGGATAACAAAAGGAATCAGAACCAGCGGAAGAATAAACAAGGCTTTATTTTTTATCATAAGTTCCTTCATTGATGTAAGTTTTTAATTGGTTTTCAAATGAATCCACAGGCAGTTCAAAGGCTGAACGGCCGGTGTTTGTCGGAGCACTGGTCAACGGTCCGGCCAGTGGTGCTTCCACCTTCTGTGGTTTTACTTTTCCGGATGGAATCCAGATAAATGAGATAGCAAACAGGGCAAACAAAAAAGCTGTTATCAATATCCATTTGCTTTTTCGTTTTAAGGGATCCAGTGATTTGTCTTTATCGTCCAGCTCGTTTACCCAGCGGGTAAAACGACTGACATCTTTCAAATTATTTGCTGTCATATTTTTAATGTATTGTCGTTAATGTGTATCTCAGCCATTGGGCTGTTAGAATGATTTTCTTCGGATGCTTTCCAGATCTTTGTTCTCATCGATTCGCCAGCTTTCCATCAGAAAACCATGCGGATTATTATCCGTCCGGGAGATGTTTCTCAGGTAACCAGAAGTTTTGAGGCTACGAATAGTAATGTTGGATTTACGGACAATCTTTTGTTTGCCGGTAAACGTAAAGTGATAGGGATAGGCAGAAAAATCCAGTTTTATGGAATCGGTCTGCAGGGTCATGCTAATGTCAGAAGCGATCACCTGGTTATAAAGGTTATTCTCCTTAAAGGCCTGATACTGTTCCATCGCACTCCGGTCAGCCAGATACAGGGCTTCCCTTACATTGTTTTCAATGTAAGTTTTATCCGGCTCAAGGGTAAAAAACAGCTCATGAAAACGTTTTACATGATCCCTGGCTTCCGCATCACGATTCTCACTAATATCTTCACGAAGGGCTACTAATAGTGATTTACCGTTATCCAGTACATAGATTTTCTCTTTGGAAAGCTCCACCAGTTGTACCGACCGATAGTAAATATAACTGCTTACCCCCATCAGCGAGAGGCTGATCAGAACCAGCACATAAACGATAAAACGGAACTTACGTTGTATATCAAATTGTTTTTGCATTTCTTACTTGTATATTTTTAGATGAAATATTGGCCTGCTATTTCATGGCACCTTTCGTGATGGCCATTACAGCCGCTGTGCGTACCAGTCGTCCTCCTCCAGAGTTAGTTCCTGAAGCATGTATGATCCATGATGAGATTTTTGGAACCATTGCCATTCCGATGATTCCGCAAACGGGAACAATCAGGTTGGAAACAAAAAACAACTTGGGTTCATAGATCAGCATAGCATTGATCTGGGCAATTTCCATTTCCAGCACATAGATCAGGATCTCCTGCACGATGGACAGGATCAACAAGGCAATGGGCAGGTACAGATTGACATTGATAAAGCGGGCAATCCACTGCAGATAGTTATCCTGAAAACCATCAAAGATGGACAGGGCAAACACCAGCGGTCCGAAGATCACCAGCAGCACACAGAATACTGTTCGCAGAAAAGCAATCAGATAAACCAGCACCTCAAAAAAGGATTCCAGCAATTGCCGCGTGGCATCCATCATATAAAAGTTGATCTGGTTATGAATTGCCCGTCCACTAATGATATTGTAAGAAGTCAGAATAAGGTTTACCCCTTTGTCCCAGAGATCGGCTTCCTTTTCTTCGTTCTCGTAAAACAAAGGCAGATCCGTAGACAGAATGGCTTGTTGTTTATCCTCCAGCCGCTCTTTTACGATATGCTTTTTATCCGCATACACGGCTTCCGATAAATGGGTCAATCCTTTTGTAGGTGCCAGCAGCAGATTTACAAATGGTCCCCAAAAGGTGATCACCAGTACCAGTGCAAAAGGCCGTAATAAGGGCAGGATTGATACCGGGTTGTCTGCGATCAACTGCTCATATATTCGTTTGGAGATGTAAAAGAAAGCAGCGATCCCGCCAATAGCTCTTGCCATATCCACCAGGATACGGGCATGGTTTACACCGGAATCCACCAGTGTATCGGTAAAAGCAAAAAAATCATTGGTTGTCAGTACTTGTAATAACATACTTTTTCTGTTAATCGGTTAAATGCTTACTTGCTTAAAAAGGAATAGCTCAAGGGCTGATTAGAGAAGCTGTTAAAAAAGAGCAGTTTGCCATGGGTATAATCCAGTTCGCCCAGTAGTTTCCAAAGCTCTTTACTGAGCACAGTGAAAGCATCCAGCTTGCGGCCGTGATCGGTCTGAAAGAGGTTCACCATTAAAAACTGCATCAACAGCTGATCGGCTTCTTTCTCATAAATCGAATGGATCTTTTGGGAGTTACTCAGCCCTCCAAGTTTATTTACCTTCTGATAGAGTTTTATAAACTGTGCTGCCAGATTATAAATGTCCACCAGTTCATCCGAACGGGCACTAAACAATTGATCATTGATCTGTTGGGTAAAGCCGGTATTGATTTTTATTCCATCCGTTTCTTCCTGCCTGCCTTTCATCTGGCTGCGTTCGATTGCCTTGGTAGCGATGCGCAAAAGACCGGTTTTTAGCTGGCCGGCAATTTCTCCTCCATCGGTAACAGGCAGGGCTCCCACTTCCACATAATAATGCGTTGGCCAGGTACGAACAAAAACATGGGGAATCGGAATCAACCAGCCGGTAAAAGCAATAAATGTGAGCGGATAAGTTCCTTCCATTTCGGGATAGTAACCGTGCCAGGGTTTGATTTCAATCAGCTGTGCTTTTGACTCTTCCGTTGTAGCGAAAAGCAGCAAGACCATTATAAGAATTTGAAAGATTCGTTTCATCATTTTTTCTTGAATCAGTTATACAGGCTGTAATACATGGCAAATCCTTCCAGCGTACCACTGTCATGGCTTTTCAGGTAGGAAGCATAGAGGAGTTTATTGTGCAGATAGCAGATCGTTCCGTAATGTTGTTTGACACTCAGGTAGATTCCGTTGATGGCATCGTAACGCTGTTTGTCATCCATCATAAACAGGTTGTCCTTTACGATGATATTTAGTATCGAACTAACCAGTGCCTTGCTGTCATCCAGTATCAGGTCAAAACTTTGCACAATGGCGGCGGCCTGCTGGGTGGTAAAGTTGCCGTCCTGTACCAGCAAGGGAACTTTTTCGGTATAGATGGCAATAATCTGCTGCAGGATGTCTTTGGTTTCCTGTATACGTTTATAGTCTTTAATCAGCAGCGAAACTTTCTCCAGGCTTTCCAGCATCTTTTGGTCGATGCCAAGGATTTCGCCGGTCAATCCTTTGATATCACCGTTCAGGGCTTTTATCAGGATATTGTACAAGTTGATTTTCGAAAGAATTCCTTCTTCCTGTGTCCAAAGCGCTTCACGTTGGATTCCGGCTCCCACATCGGTTACCGGGGTTTGGCCAGTAGCCCTACCTGCATTTGCTGCAAGTAGAATTGTAAGGATGAGTACGATTAAATTTTTCATGATTGTTCTGTTTTATGGTTTTACATTTGTTTTAAGATCTCAAGGATAGACCGGTCAGCGATCAGCTGCTCCAGTATCTTTTCCTTTTCCTTTTGTTCGGTGGTATAGCAGTAGTATTCTGCCCGGCTCACTTCCAGGGCAAAAACACGGGAATACTCACCCAAAGCGATAAACACTTCTTTAAAACTCCGGCCCGAAGGCAGGTTTTTATTAATCGAAAGGATCTGTTGTTGCTGAAAAGCGGTCAGTCCCAAAAAGCTGCTGATCTGTTCAAATTTGTTTTTGAATTTGCCCATGTCCAGCAGAATGCGGGTATCGGCATTGTTAATGATCGCATCACGGATGATAGGTGATGAAATCACATCATCCACTTCCTGTGTTACCACCATGGCCTCACCAAAAAACTTTCGAATGGTTTTAAAAAAGTATTTCATATACCCGGCCATTTGGGGTGTAGCAATGGCCTTCCATGCCTCCTCAATACAGATCACCTTACGTGTGTTTTTCAGCCGGCGCATTTTCTTGAGGAAAATATCCATGATAATCAGTGTAGCCACCGGAAAGATCACGGGGTGGTCTTTGATATTATCCAGCTCAAAAACAAGGAAAGGACAGCTGAAAAACTCATCGGTTTTCATCGGTTTATTCAGCAGGTAGTCATATTCCCCTCCCCGGTAGTATTTTCCGAGGATAAAGAAAAATTCATGGGTATTAAACTCCAGTGACTGTTCTTCCACCAGCTGTGGGATATAGTCCCTACAGAACTCATAAAAACCATTAAAGGACCGTTCAGCATCTTCGGTTTTGAAAAACTGTTTTAGTGCATGGGCAATCACATCCTTTTCCATTTCCGTGAGATCAGGTTTGTACACGGTGTAGATCACCGACAAAATGGTTTGCCGGTGTTCCAGATCCGCGTCCCCCTCCACCACAAAAGGATTAAAGGAAATCGGATTATCTTCGGTAAATTCGATCATCCGGGCACCTCCCCTTTCCTTCAGCCGTTCATCCAGGTATCGTGTCAGTATCTCATAACTTCTGCCCACATCCAGCAACACCACATGGCAGTTGTCATTTTCCACATACTGCCGCAGCAGGTGATTGGTAAAAAATGACTTTCCTGATCCGGATCCGCCGATAATGATTTTGTTGCGGTTATGGATCAGGTGCTGTTGCATGGGCTCATCCGACAAATCGATCTTTACCGGGCAGCCTTCCATTCGGTCTGACAGGTGAAGTGTAAAATCGGATTCAGAGTTTCTGACTTCCCCTTCAAAATTGGTCAGACAGCAGGCCTGTGGCACCTGGGTCAGAAACAGTTCTGTTTCCGGCAATTGTGTGCTGAATGGCAATCCTGAAAAAAACAGAAACGGCAGGTCAAAAGTATGTTGGTATGGGAAACAGTTCATCAGCGAAAAAGCGGTGGCTGCTTCGCTTTTGATCTTTTTAAGTTTCGGAATCGAAGTATCCAGAAGCGTTACGTTAAAGTGAGTTTTTACGATCTTCTCTCCCGAGGCTTGTACCGTATCCAGAAAATTTTCGATCAACCCGGCGTTGATTTTGTTCTCCGAAGAAAACTTTGACAGGCTGTAGATCTTTTTGTAATCCCCTTCCAGTCCTGCCTTCACCTCCTGTTGTCCGGGCACATAAATAAACTGGTTAGTGATATGCGAATACCGCAGGTGCCAGCTCAGCGGATAAACCATCGAAACAGGTAGCCCGGTCCGGGGATGGCCGCTTGTTGGACGAATATCCGAAGGCAGATGTGAATAATCACTCAGACTCAGGATCTCCACAAAACGATCCATCACCCGTAAGCGATCCCTAAAATCAATTCCTCCCAGCAGGGGCTGTCCCTCTCTGAAGTTAAGTGTCAGATAACGTTCAATCAGCCCGATTTCGGAGGCTGTTCCCATGGCTTGTTCTCTGGTTATCGGTATACTTTCTATTCCACTTTGCCGTAAGATCGAAGAAAGGTTGGTCTGCAATTCCCTGATCTTTTCCTGTAACCGGGCTTCTTCCAGCCTTGCTTTACGTGAAAAGATCAGCGAAGAGCCCAGATAGTTTTTCAACAAACCGGTATTCAACAAGCTTACATAGAGGTAGCATTCGTGTTTCAGATAGTTTCTTCCCTGAAAATGATCTAAATAGTTTCCACTTAAACTGCGTTCGTGTTTCAATGTAGTAATGCGATCGATGCAAAATTCTTCTGTAAAAAAGAAGTCCTGTTTGTGTAGCAGCGAATTTTCCGGAAGGATGTTTATAGCCCGCTGAAAGGTATCATGAAGCATATACAGTTTTTCTGTACTGCAAGACAACAACTCAGGTAAAAATAGTCGCAGTCCAAAACCCATATCCAGGTTATTGGAGATCAGGATATCTCCATCAAAACCCAAAACAGGCAGACTGATTTGTATTGGTTTTACTCTCATATTAGTTCTGATAAATGCGTTGTTTGATGGTGATAAATTCAGGGAGTTGACGGGCAATCCGTTTTTTATGCCAGCCCCGGTGTCCATAGTTTTTCTGAATCCGGTTTAAGCGGTACAGCCAGACAAAAAAAGCGGGTACACAAACAGCAACCGAGATAAATGTTCCTGCTGCGATGTAGAGCACTACAAATACAATCAGCGTAATAAGTATACCGTAGAGTGCCAGGTAAACCAGCTGTCCGGAGAATCCTTTGATATAGAGATTAGTGTCGATCTTTTGAATGGTGTATGTTTTCATTGTTATCCGTTGATTTAAAAGGTTAGGGAAGATTGAGGAACGATACGGGATCGTCCCTCAATACCTACTTAGTCACACTGTCCGGTCTCCTCACCGATAATTTTTTATGCAAAGAATGAGCGGATTACTACACCAACCAGAATCAGGAATAGACAGGCGCCAAACCATCCCATAATGGCCTTTTGCGTATCCTGGTCTCCACTCTGCCATTTGATGTACACACGCACTCCACCGATTAGTCCCACTACTGCCCCGATGGCAATAATCAGGTTGGCAACCGGATCCACATAGGAATTGACTTCCGTGGTTGCCTGATCGATCCCGGCCGAACTTTGCGCCATTACGTTATACACTCCCAAAACCAGCATAGCCATTAGTGCCATGCCTCTGCGATAAATCGCCTGCATTTGTTTTCTCATAATTT contains:
- a CDS encoding DUF3945 domain-containing protein, whose protein sequence is MEQSTRIKKDEIPFDKLEKVGVNKDFVNRMDENELKDFLNGFRSQKLYTINAIVNDEQKRIPAKLRLKKEDDGTVSVKVHPIQRLSIPEKFMGHKFTDEERNKLVAERNLGKTIELTGKDGKKDNYYLALDPKTNELIPLRTKNIKVPDKIKGATLSAEQKQKLAAGKKVYLDKMTGRNGKKFGAALQVDAANRTINFSDFKQEKDLDKKQAKSKGAKQKVG
- a CDS encoding TraG family conjugative transposon ATPase, coding for MDTGAGIKNGLPVNSLNLSPSNNAFIRTNMRVKPIQISLPVLGFDGDILISNNLDMGFGLRLFLPELLSCSTEKLYMLHDTFQRAINILPENSLLHKQDFFFTEEFCIDRITTLKHERSLSGNYLDHFQGRNYLKHECYLYVSLLNTGLLKNYLGSSLIFSRKARLEEARLQEKIRELQTNLSSILRQSGIESIPITREQAMGTASEIGLIERYLTLNFREGQPLLGGIDFRDRLRVMDRFVEILSLSDYSHLPSDIRPTSGHPRTGLPVSMVYPLSWHLRYSHITNQFIYVPGQQEVKAGLEGDYKKIYSLSKFSSENKINAGLIENFLDTVQASGEKIVKTHFNVTLLDTSIPKLKKIKSEAATAFSLMNCFPYQHTFDLPFLFFSGLPFSTQLPETELFLTQVPQACCLTNFEGEVRNSESDFTLHLSDRMEGCPVKIDLSDEPMQQHLIHNRNKIIIGGSGSGKSFFTNHLLRQYVENDNCHVVLLDVGRSYEILTRYLDERLKERGGARMIEFTEDNPISFNPFVVEGDADLEHRQTILSVIYTVYKPDLTEMEKDVIAHALKQFFKTEDAERSFNGFYEFCRDYIPQLVEEQSLEFNTHEFFFILGKYYRGGEYDYLLNKPMKTDEFFSCPFLVFELDNIKDHPVIFPVATLIIMDIFLKKMRRLKNTRKVICIEEAWKAIATPQMAGYMKYFFKTIRKFFGEAMVVTQEVDDVISSPIIRDAIINNADTRILLDMGKFKNKFEQISSFLGLTAFQQQQILSINKNLPSGRSFKEVFIALGEYSRVFALEVSRAEYYCYTTEQKEKEKILEQLIADRSILEILKQM
- a CDS encoding type IV secretory system conjugative DNA transfer family protein, with protein sequence MLNESRELQRLHEGFRFFSYLLLFLALYISQLSYFMEKGLYIPEFAAISDKIVRIRFLGNPALAKTVCLVFLVITSIGTKAKKDRDLKVANIVIQVLIGLVMYWGSLLVFKTPLAYLLLSFFGFVLLNIGFDNISKLINVNLMKDRFNLENESFPQEQAYQGNEFSVNLKTIYQYRKKQHEGWINMINPFRGTIVIGTPGSGKSFSVVLPFIKQHLSKGFSMCVYDFKYPDLSEVAYNHFLNAKKKKSLPKTTKFYVINIDDIRKSYRCNPLAPELMESPIDAFESSRTVLYNLNREWIRKQGEFFSESAVSFFAAVIWFLKKYKGGEYCTLPHAIELLQLEYDDLFTILAKEKDVENIVNPFVNAHKRGANEQLEGQLGSLKIAISKIISKEIYWICSGNDFSLDINNPKEPKVVCLANNPLRIEMYGAVLSLFITRMLKVINRKGQQKISLVFDELPTIYFRGLDTLIATARSNKISTLVGIQTIDQLIRDYGKEQANAILTNIGNVFAGQSIGETAKFIQNRMGKILQERQSININRNTQSSTFSTQMDFLVPEGKIATLPQGYMVGQVADNFDQQVSQRNFNCLIDVDTETIKREETNFQSIPDIYQFDNIDKVLEYNRNKICNDIVGILRDAT
- the traK gene encoding conjugative transposon protein TraK, encoding MQKQFDIQRKFRFIVYVLVLISLSLMGVSSYIYYRSVQLVELSKEKIYVLDNGKSLLVALREDISENRDAEARDHVKRFHELFFTLEPDKTYIENNVREALYLADRSAMEQYQAFKENNLYNQVIASDISMTLQTDSIKLDFSAYPYHFTFTGKQKIVRKSNITIRSLKTSGYLRNISRTDNNPHGFLMESWRIDENKDLESIRRKSF
- a CDS encoding DUF4138 domain-containing protein, whose amino-acid sequence is MKQTIFIITFFLFSLAVNAQNQIEICQNKTTHLIAEEKITYLQVGDPDKLIAEVVPEQPNMVRVKAVDDFDGESSLTLVSANRSYSLFVKYSDGNKISYKLEEFHGEKAGDLNIGPVPEYLLKEYCSQILNDGTQKPVRLRIKKDGIIFRLKNLYLKQDLLFFELEITNSTNIVLELEAIHWWIDDKKRIKATNVQEYQVEDLYRHYKWDRIPAKTTLREVVVLPKFIVPDKRILKIELLEKALGNTGRKLTLEVKNKAILKAQSF
- a CDS encoding relaxase/mobilization nuclease domain-containing protein: MVIVIHQSSSTQNAMFYNEKKVVQKKALFFKSGNTPTINPFAGTKHDRLNILKDIENGNARVKKKGLHISLNPTVADLVKLGDTGIRSEIGNLMDHLGYGNQPFFVFKHTDLDRTHFHIVSTRIDCQTGKKIKDTYEKEKVQRFIKSIEQKYDLTKERNQAQSNLKFSAGSRNLKQNLESLFYQLNQIDSVSNKQLYNKSLELFNVEVRRSGRGHVVLITDGNGNPVRYPIRLSELEERPRSYVSVKAGQEIQSTWPAIDKFELAQWARDVNRLIEKSKDSNLEINHFIEKRKKQKRIR
- the mobC gene encoding plasmid mobilization relaxosome protein MobC produces the protein MRPKVPEDEKRTEVVKLLLTKEEKHRLDSFVRTGRFGCRSDYLRFVVFRRTGMKKVSFEPETKEQLHNLDYELNKIGVNLNQLSKKMNSFTGYRMDDNDRQLLKQAFQMMMECLAFLQKHLR
- the traM gene encoding conjugative transposon protein TraM, with protein sequence MKELMIKNKALFILPLVLIPFVILIFWVLGGGTDAEADGGKQVKTPGIGANYDLPEAEKSIEIYDKMEAYQKDDQQVAEIAEVDLNDTTQQEPGLQDTIARDNTLLDENADQGQILAHIRNKEKQVQEELQGDPALSKSEKTAFPQKQAKATETVVKKQKEKVKSPTQEIPTTGIEELDEIIDKNVLLSRENDSLNFYLQQVQGRLQQIEAIQNRSFTLEKKRSSGFSREELKNDPLIEAEIYETTTVLNGNRVKLRLLEDTRINGQQIPKNSFVYGVCKIKNERLLIEITQLPVENSFVPVKLTICDLDGLEGLYVPDNAARKVYQEVGASTNTSSLMGVTNNPLTYTSIRAVDRAAQTMLKRVRLKKVTVKKNTRIYIINQK